The genome window CACATCAGAATACAGAATACTTTAGGattatgcatttgtttttattatactttgtTTAATTACAAAACAATATAAGCTTCtgtaaggaagaataaaaagctaCATCCCTATGCTAGGAGTAACCGGTATCTTTCTTTCcagatctttttaaaatgcatgtatttttaaagaaaaattattaagtTTAAGGTATTCATACTTCCCTTAGTCGGTTTTTAAAATAGGCAATAGAAAGGCATTTTTTAAGCCTGTGGTACTCAAGTGCACTCTTGTGATATCCTAGAGCTTTGCAGTCCAGCACTGTGACCATTGCCTCCTGAGAATGAAATAAAACTCAGAATTCAGTTCTGCAGTCACACTGGCAGCACTGTACCTGCTCAGTGGCCGCTGTGTGGGGCCATGCAGATAATAGAACGTTCTCGTCACCGCAGACCTTCTGTCGAACAGCACAGCTCTAGGATGTCAAGCAATTGTGAGGTTTGTTGCAGATAATTTATGACTAATAGAGAAACTCAGGACCCCTGGTGTCCCCATTGCACTTCCCTGTGTGAGTGGAAAGTTAGCCCTGGGCCCAGAGCTGAGTGCAGGGAACAGGCGTCACCAGGCCTGTCTGCTTCTGGGGAGCCACTCCTGGGGGCAGGCTAGCAAGCAAAACTGCTCTGTGGGGTAAGGTTGGGAGCTGATACTAAACCATTTAAGTCATTAAGTGATTGCAGTACATAGTTCAAAGTAATTGTTTACCAGATATTCTCTAAAAAGAACCAGATGAAATAATGGTGTGTTGTGGTTGGTATACAAATACTGAAGACAAGTAATGAATGTTAGGGACTGTGAATTTCTGAGGCCCCAGAGTTAAATGTGAGGTGCTGCTAGTTGGTTTGACAGGGTCGCTGGTCCGGCAgccctcctgggccctggggccgGGAAGCTGTGCTCCAGCGGCAGAAGCCAGGGCCTAAGGGATGTGACCTGGGAGCACGCCGCATGCTCTGCCACTTGGTTCTTGCTGCTGTGTTGCTACCTCTGTCTTTTGggggaaaaggggaaataaattagaaccaatttgaaaataaatcagttCAGGGAGTAAATGTAATATGGGAACAAGCAGAGAACTTCCATGTAAGACCCCCTGTGATACGGGCAGACAGGCGCTGGAAGAGCTGAGTCCTGGGCGCTGAGCGGCAGAGGTTTTGCTCAGTGAGCTTTATTATGTTTTTCAATAGTGAGTTCTTGCTTCACTTTAAGCCCCTTtattagaaaatgtataaaatttggTGTGGTGGTTAAATTACTGCCTGTGTACACAGAGGCTTAATTTGGGGCTGttttgaaagagaagagaaaagtaaataaacagCGTATTTCCAAAGGCCGTAGTCGTCGGCCCTGCTGGTGGTGGTGAGGCCGGTGGGGCTGCCCTCTCCAGGGCGCACCCTTACTTGTGAGGTAGTTGTTTCTCCTTGTCAATTTGTTGTTTTTAGAATTAGTTTtcctttaataatttaaaaataaatagcccTTCTATGGGACAAAATttaagatacacaaaaaaatacatattggaAAGTAAGTTTTTGAACGTTAGCccctatcattttcttttttagaaaacaaatttcaCCCAATAAAGTTGTGTTGCTTGTTCTTTAATGTGGCAGAGAAGTCAAGGAGAATAAGAACTGCGGTCGGGAAGGAGGTCGTGGGTCGGCCAGCGTCACTTGCTTGTTCCCTGGAGAGCACGTAGCAGCCAGGCCACGGGGCCGCTGGGGCTGGACGAAGGTGTTCTGCTTTACGAGGAAGCTGACGCGCGCCGAGAGGGGGGCTCTAGGCTTGCCCTGCGGGGGCTTCAGAGGCAGTGTCGGGCGGTGTGAAGAGAGGGCCCTGCCGCCCACTGACTGGGtgctgctctgggcctcagtttcctcatctgtacactGGGGACAATGACAGCACTTACTCACTGAGCAGTTAGTATGTGTGAAGCAGGTAGAAGAGTGCTTGGTGTGTGCAAATAGTTCCATAAATGTTTTCTGAGGTGATTATTAGGAGGCAGTTTATGTAAATGAGTCAGTTGAGTTGAATGAGATCCCACCCAGCTGGGTATCTGTACCCTAGCACACTGCGGAATTTATTTAGGTGCTCGAtaaatgtttccttattttttccttttgatcttACATACAGGGTGGGATTTGGAAGCTCTTCTTTCAGTTTCATGTGTCTACTTTTAATTTCCAGGCAATGGAAACCAGCAATAAGCAGAAAGAATTTGAAGAAACTGCAAAGAGCGTGCGCTGTGCCATAGAGCAGCTGGCTGCCCAGGACTGATGCCCCTGCCCTGGTCACTGCTCCCAAAGTGGGCTCCGTCGCTGCTGAGGCGCGTTCCCCTGCCTTGGCGTTTCTGTGGGGAAACGGCAGCATTTAGAAATTAGAATGTTCaagtatacttttttttcttctttaaagtggCGCAGGGCTCCTTGTGTTTGTGCAGCGGGTGCCCCCTTCTctggtggcctttgctgtgttGGGCCCTGGGCTTCCGAGGGTGAGAAGGCAAAGTCGTTCTGGGGGTAGAGCCTTTCCTGGCAAAAATGTTTGGGCTTCACGTTGACAGCCGGCTCTCCAGCCCGAGACTTGTTGTGTGAGTGCCATTATAGGTCCACTGTGCTTGGACAAATAGAGAATTAAGGAtaccatttaaattttatttgcctAATAATCTAAATTTATAGAGTGCATTTCTTGTGTTTCAGATACTCTGTTATTATCTCGCTCTGACATTGACAGGTCCTGTGACCCCCCCTTTGAGCCGCCCCACCCCGGCCTGTGGTCCTGCAGCAGCCTCCCGTTACTCCAGAGCAGAGTGTACGAAATCACATCCCTGCCAAAGCTCTCAAGTGCCACGTGGGGTAGGGCTTTCCCGCCTGTCCCATCCCTTGTAACATGCAGGTTCCCAGAGGGAGAAGCAGCGGCCCTGGGCCCAGGCTTCCTCGGGACCTGATGTGTGCCAGAGCCCCTGCACAGCAAGCCCGGTGGCTGGGGCGCGGAGCAGGATGTCTTCAGAGTAAAGCCAGCCTCTTGCCTTGAGGCCATTTGAAGATACTTCCTCACCTCCAGTGGGCACATGGCAAGGTTGCTGCATTTCCCTAAAACATGAGGAAAAGGGCTTTAATGCCAGATAGGCGGTTTTCAGGGGCCTGCTTCGTCCTCTCTGGGTACAAGAGCGCGCAGCAGCGTGGGTGCCTGCCCGGAGTCCTGCTCTGGACTCGCCGTGCTGTGTGGAGGGGGCTGGTGGGTGCGGGATGAAAAGCCCGTGGAAGAGCTCCTGGTCGTAGTATTCCCGGAACTCTGCAAACAGCCATTTCCCATTAATGATGCGGATTAGGGGGCTGATAATTCACCGTCTTTCTAATGTGAATCTTCCTCAAGGAGGGCAATGGAATTAATCAGTTAATTGAAAAAGTGTATTGGAAAACCTCTTTTGGAAAAACTTTTATAAATAGATGACTTGCTTATATTGTTTGCAATATTTTAAGGTCATAAATTCAGTGATACTTGGGTTTCAACCCCAGTATGGACTAAGTAGAGTTTGAGCTACAGTAGTTAAAAACAAGGTGGTCTGCGACCCCTACTCCAGGCCCTGATTCTGGTGCCCCCAGCAGGATTCTTGCCGTGAGGGCTCAGCCCTGTGTTTGCTGAGTCCGAGCtgtggttttctcatctgtaacacgGGGTCATATACCTCGCACTGTTTTGGCTGGCTTATTGTAGAACATGAGTTTTGTGTGAGGAGGGGAATTGAGACAAAGCCCTCAGCCGCTCTTAAGGTTCTGCAATGTTGCTTTTTTTGTTACAATTATTATGTCACAGAACAGCACAAACTTTTACAATTTGTATTGTACAAATACAGTTTGATAAAATGATTTACAATTAAAAGTGAGCCCAAAGCCATTTCTAAATCGGTGGTGGAAACCAATGTGAACTTCAGGTGGATTTTAGAGAGTAAGGCAGCAGGAAGTGTCATCTAGATGAGTCTCATTTCTGAAATGGCTGTGCTGTTTGTTACACGGCCCTAGTGAGCCGCAGGGTGCACACTGGTTGCTGCCTCCCTGAGAACAGTGCAGTGGCctgaattgtttttaaatgacGGCTCAGAGATGTGGCTGCTTCAGGCGATCTGTCAGCCCTGAGTGCCCGTGTCTCCCTTGCTGTGTCATATCTGTGTCACGGGCTCTGCGCCACTGGCTCACGCGGGTGCCCTCTCCTCTCCAAGGCCAGGCGTGCCTCGTGTTAAAATGGTAGGtgatttcctctctccctccttggcGGAGGTAGGCTGCAGGGTGGATCGTTACAGTCCTGGTGGGGAGCTCTGGACGTCATCCTGGTCCcttgtggaaaataaaaatgattccaTTTCAAACACTGCCGCAGACCCTGCTGTGTCCTTAAATGCTGTTGGCTTACATCGTGGTCCCTTCCTCGCCTGCTAACTGACCTTCCCACCCACGCGCTGCAGGAGAAGCATGCTTTCCGGCAGAGACAAAGCCAGCCTTGGGTTCTGCAAGACCCGCATGTTTGTGTCACTGGCCTCATTCCATGTATAAACCAGCCGTGGAAAATGTACCTCAACCTAATTCTTCTGCCACATCTCAGAGGGTGATGCGTATCTTTCCCTTCGAGCTTGGAGGATATTGCAGCGGCTCGGGGGAGCAGAGCACCCCAGCCTCTGTCTCCATCTAAGCTGCTTGTTTTTCCTATTTGTGCCAGTCTGTAAAtggatatttcattttaataactaGTCCTTGCAAACTGCCTTTGTGAAAAAGCTCAGAGAAAACTGTGATGGTCCTCAGTTCCTTTGCTCGGCGGGTGGCGAGGCAGGGCCTGGCGCTGCCCGGCTGTGCTGCGGAGCGAAGCTGGCTGGGGCTGACCCTCAGTCCGTCCTGCACATTATGTCATCTAGAAACTTACCTCCTAGAGACCGTGTTTATCACTGGACTGCAGTGGCCGTCAGCACCAGAAAGCTGTTAGACATCGTCAGTCAAGCCTTCAGCCATCGCTTTCTTTCAAACATACATCCGTTCTCAGGTTCCCGAGTCAGGCGGTGGTCTGGAAGGGGCTGCGAACGGTGAATGACGGTCAGTAGGGGGATTGACAGGTTAAAGCCCTGCAGGCCAGCCTTGGGAATCTGGACCCTCCACCTGCCTCAGGTGTGGAGAATAGAATGTCAGCCCACCAAGCCACGTGTGCCAGGCGGGGCGGTTGGTCGGCTGTCGCCTGCAGGCGGGGTGTGTTGTGCAGCCCAGTTTGCCCTGAGCTGGGGCGCCGCCACGAAGGATGTCTCTCCACCCTGGGTGAATCTAGCTCTTAAAGAACCAACTGATCTGTAGGTTTCTCTCCTCTGGGCTCAGTCTACAGCATTTGAACCTGTTCTCAGCTGACTGGGACCGAGCTGGGCGTGGCATCTGTAGTTATTTTCCGCCTGACCCCAAGGGAGTGACACCCACTTGCACACTCATGCTTGCACTCTGGGTGCTGTGCCCAGAGAGGACCCCCTGCCACAGTGAGCTCTCACGGTTCTCTGTTTCCTGAGTGGCAGGGAGACAAAGGTCAACAAATAGCCACATGAGTGGTGAGTGTCTGTGGGAGCCCTGAGAAGACAGTGCGACCTTTAGTGGAAGCAGGAAAGAAGTAAGCCTTCTGTCCAGGCCCAGGCGGAGGCTGCCAGATGAGCAAGGAAGGAAAGGTGATGCAGGtggaaacaacagaaatggaCATTCTGGGGACTGCAGATGCACTCTGGCGGGGAAGGGGGCAGTGCCCCTTCCTGTGGCCTTGTTAGCAAAGCCCTCTCAGAGGCTGCTCGGCTACCTGGGCAGATGCTGGTGAATCCATGGTACCTGTGAGGAGCTCTTCATGGGCCTGGGAGTTCCTAGAGATGAGGCCAACCAGCTATGTGGCTGCCTCCGGGTCAGGGCCCCTCTCACAAAGGATACTGACTGTCAAGTCAGTGTAAAAAGTGCAGGTTTCTAACCTGTGACCTCAACCGTTGGAGCATCCTTTCGAGTGGTTGGTTTTGAGTAGAATAGAGTTGTGAGTCTGCATGGGTGGATGAGCTTTATAATGCACCTGGAGAAATGAATGGACCTGCTGGGTAATTTAGTGAGGCTCAGTTTCTGTTGCAGGGGTGTTAGGTAAATGCAGTGAGATTAGCTGTGTTGTAGCTGATGCTGCTGACAGTAATTTCAGCACCAGTTTCGGCTGCTTCCCCAGTCCCTCGTGGAGGCAGCGTGCCCTGCCATTAGACTGGAGCAGGAGGCTCATCTGCCCCAGGGCCAGTGCTGGGATCAGGCATCTTGTTCTAGCTCCTGATGAGTCAGCTGAATATAGGTTTAAAGAAAAGAGGCTTAGGAGCCCTGTTTATCACTTATAATTGGAATTTCTTCCATCAGAACATCCCTCCTGCCCCTGATGCTGGCTTCCAAGAGGCCCTGACAGCCTGGGTATGGGCTCCGTGCTGGCCAAGTGGTTCACCAGTTATAAGTTGGTGAAAAGATtaataatggaaaattattctTAGGTCATTCTAAGGCGGTACCTTTTCATAACTGGACTAGGGAATAATTTGGGTCCATCTCAAGGGAAGTAAGCTGGTAGAATTCATCAAAGTAGCCTCTCAAGACTGGCACCTATTGCCTAGGGAACAATCCAGCCAGTGGCTCTGATTGCACATCTGGGGTTTAAAATGCTGAATCAGGGCTTTAAAGCAGATGGGGTGTAGATTGCTAAGCTGGCCATCTACCCTGAAACATGGTGGGGCAGTATTGTCTCTTCCTCTATGGAGATGTGGAAACAGTGGCCTCGAACAGCACACTTCCCTGGCCCTGACAGCTGAATCTGCTCTGTTTAAGCTGTATGGGGGTGCAAAGGAGACTTTCAAACAAGCTCAGGCTGAGAGGCGGGGCGTCACTGGCGAGGAAGTGTGTGGAGCTTGCAGCCAAAAGGGGGCTTCTCAAGTTCTCTGTAAACCCAGTCAATTCCTAccctaaacacacacaaaaggaagTTCTGACTGAACTGAAGTGGTATTGATCCTTGTGGGATAAATGTTAGAGTCCTTATCCACCCCTCTTTCCCAGCTGTCAGAGCTTGGGGCTGTTCTCCGGCTGAGGCCCTGCTGcatcccacctcccctcctgcctGCTGCGCTAGATACGTGGGTGCCACTCTCTGAGCACCTGTCTGCCTGCTGAATTCTTTCACCTTCTAGACCCAATGTTCCTGAGAGAGAAGGGCCACTGGCTGCCACCCTGCTtccagagcaggggctgggggcatggCTGTCAGGCACTGAGGGCCCACAGGCCTGCTGCTTGCCCCAACCCAGCCATGGGTGCGGTGTACAAAGAGGGACTGCCCGCACAAAACCCGAGCAAGCCCCTGCCGGCGTGGCTGAACGCTGCTAAAGTATTGCTTGTTATCTTGCTATGGTGGCTTTTACTTCCTGACTAATCCTCAGACTGGGAAGAGCCTGGTAGAAAAGGGGCTGAAATAAAAAACACCGAAATGAGAGTCCTGGAATGAAACTTGGTGGAGAAGGGCCGCCCCAAGGATTTGGGTCCCAGCCTCCTACCCTGGCTCCGCTGGTTCTGCCGGTTCTGCCGGTTCTGCCCTGCCCCAGAGGCAGCAACAGATAGTGCGGGGATCCGAGACTGGACGTGGGACGGGCCCACCACGGCAGCCCCCGCCTGTCCCACCCATGTGCGTGGCAGCCTGCTCCTGGGTGGGACCCTTTGTGGCTCCTCTGCCTCTCACCCCACTAATGCCTGACCCCTGACCAAGACACTTCATGAGTGTTTCTGAGTGGTGGACAGCAGAGGCCCACCTTGCCCCATGGGCCATTTTTAATTAGGAGCCAGTCCCAAGCAAGACCTCTTCCTCCTGTAGCCTGCTTTCCAGCCTGCTTTGCCCACCCGTCGCACCTCGCTGGGTCCCTCTGCTTGGTCCTGGAGGCTGGCTAAGACCAGGCCAGTGgggctgcccacccccacccgccgCCATGAGGCTGCCAGCCAGGACAGGGCGGCTGCTGCCTGCTGAGACCCTCCCGCCCCCCAACTTGGCCATTTGGGTTCAGAGGGTAAGCAAGTTCCCCGGGGTCTCACAGCCAGCTGCCCCTTGTTGGGGGACACTGGTATTTAAACCCAGGTCAGGGGACGTCTGTCTGTGGCCCAGGGACGACCCCTTTCCCCAAGGGCCGAGCGGATCTCCCTGAGCAGAATCAGTTTCCCTGCGAGCCAGAGGGCGGGAGGAAGGGGGCCGCTGTGCCCAGAGGGGCTTCAGGAACCGCCGCGCCCGCTAGCTTGCTAAGGCCCCCTGTCCTCGCACGCCCCCCCGACTCCCCACTCCCCGCGCACGGGTCCGGCCGGTCCGGTTGGGCGCGCTGCTGGGGGCCGCGGGGGCCCGCGACTACCGGTACCTCTCGGAGGcggcgggcgcgggcggcggccCGGGGCGCGCGGTGTAGGTACCGCGGCCGCCAGGCTCGGGGCACCAGCAGGACGGCAGCCCTACACCCGCTTCGCCTGGACTCCGGCCCCGCGCCCCTCCTTCCCAGGGCAGCATTTCcctctggtgggggtggggggtctctCGCACGCCTTCCCAAACTGGGCGGTGAGTCGGGGTGGACAGAGCGGCCCCCGAGGACCCGAGAGCCTGCGGAGCAGGAGCCCCGGGGCAGCGCCTGCCTTCACCTGTGTCAGCAGCGGTGGTGCATCGCTTGGTGGGGGGCCGCCACCCCGAGGCTCTCCGGCGCCCTCAGCCCCTCCCACTGGATGACCTCCAAGCCCTGGTTCGTCAGATGGGGAGGAAATGATGCTCCTCAGGATCCAGGCTGTGGGGTGGAGTGGGAGTCCTCCCCCGGGGAGTgccccccagcctccccacccccatcccccacactAGGGGGCACTCAGCTGTCTTCCTCAAGGAGGGGGCCCAGGTGCGGGGAGTGGAGGGCACCTGGAAACGCCACGGGTCTCATCCAGGTGAGCCGGAGTTGTTCCTTGATTACTGTCCCCAGGGTTTGGCCTGGCAGCCCCATTACCCTCTGCTCCCAGCAGGCAGAGCCCGGCTATGGGGCAAGgcccctgtgccccccacacctcTGTTGGCCTGATATGTGCCACCTGTGTTTCAAACCTGGCCAGGGTTTGCCAGGCTCAGGAGAAAGCAAGGTGTTCCTCAGCCAGGCCTGAGTGAGGGGTGGCCGCAGGCCGGGGGGCTCTCAGCTGCCTCCTCACCCAGCTGGGGCCACCTGGGTGGCTTCCCCTGCACAGGGGAGCAGTGGGGGCAGTGAGTGTGTGAGGGTGAATGTGGGCATgcatgtgagtgcgagtgtgtgtgtgatgtgagcTTGCAGGTGTGCGTGAGTGTGAGCATGTCTGGCTGTGTATCAATATGAATGTGTGAGCACATGTCTGAGAATACAAGCAGTGTGTAGGTGACTGTGAGTGAGTGAACATGTGTGTGAGCCTGTGTACAGGTGAATGTGTGTGAACACCTGTGTGTGTGATatgaatgtgagtgtgtgtgtcagtggCTTCTGGAGCAACAGACAGCTGTCTGTCATCCACTGGACAGACTGCCTAATGCTCCAAAGCCCTCGCATCTGGTGCATGTGTGCCCGTGGGCATGTGCATGTGTGGCAGTCAGAGAGCCCGTGCTGCAGGCACCTTTGTCCTGTCCTGGCAAGCCTGACCTCCCAGGGGGGGCATACTCGGGGAGCCGGGCCTGCGGGCAGCCTCTCCAGAGCATTTGCGGTTTTAGGCAGGCATCCGTGCGGGTGCTGCTTGTACATTACAAACACAGAATGAGAGGTCTTGCGCCCTCCAAGCCCATTTAGAGCCCCAGCTCTGAGTTCCAGGAGAGAATCTGATGGCCCCATGGCCACCGGTCAGTCCACTCAGCTCTGGCAGAGAGCAAGGGTGTGCCTCAGGCCTGCCTGCAGGACCACCCGTCTTGGAGAAGGAAACCCCAGAGGTGTCCAGCCCACCAGGCTTCACATCCTTTCCACTTTTTAGGGCAGAGCAGCTGTATCCCCTTGATTGACCCCTTTGCCAGCAAGAGCCTGGACTTTCCTACCTCTGTGCTGCCCCTCATCTGTGAGTCCTGGGTGAGGTCACCCTCTCTTCCCTAATTGCCAGGCAAGGTGGGATCAGGGCTCATCCtagacccagaggatggcttcCAGCCTAGCCCTGCCCTTGCCCAGAGGGCATTTCCGGACTACTTGAAAACTCCTGGGGCGGCCGCGGCCCCATGCTCTGCTGCTGGCTGGTAGCCACAGGCGCCTACTCCTGGCCTGTCCCGCCCCCCTGTACCCCTTCTGGGTTCTCCTTTATGTCTCCAAATGGGTCCTCCTGGTGGGCATCTCTACCTGGTGGGCTAGGGGGCCCTCAGTTGCTGCCCCAGAGAAGCTTGGTTGGTTGGAGAAGGGCCTGGGAAAGTCTCTCTCCTGGGCCTCAGGAAGCCTGTGCCAGGACAAGAGGTGGCCACTGACCCTCCCCAAGGAGACGTGTGCGACCTGCGGAGGTGGACCTGCTTTGGGGGAGGCCCGGGTCCCTGGCCGCACCCTGAGTGTCCCTCCTGGCAGCACTGCGCCGAGCCTCGTCcttgctgtgtgtggctgggtcTGTGGCCTCCTCGGTTCCCTGGCCCAGAGC of Manis javanica isolate MJ-LG chromosome 4, MJ_LKY, whole genome shotgun sequence contains these proteins:
- the TMEM235 gene encoding LOW QUALITY PROTEIN: transmembrane protein 235 (The sequence of the model RefSeq protein was modified relative to this genomic sequence to represent the inferred CDS: inserted 2 bases in 1 codon), which produces MRLPARTGRLLPAETLPPPNLAIWVQRLAKAPCPRTPPRLPTPRARVRPVRLGALLGAAGARDYRYLSEAAGAGGGPGRAVGHSAVFLKEGAQVRGVEGTWKRHGSHPESKGVPQACLQDHPSWRRKPQRCPAHQASHPFHFLGQSSCIPLIDPFASKSLDFPTSVLPLICESWETCATCGGGPALGEARVPGRTLSVPPGSTAPSLVLAVCGWVCGLLGSLAQSVPLLLFTGCYYLLGGALTLAGVSIXISYSHLTFTEMVRQYGLQRVQGVHISFGWSAALAWGSCTSEALSSVLLLSAAGALSLSQRLGTSHSVLI